The window CTATCTAGCCGTGGACTAATGCTAAGTCAATTTACATGAATGACCAAGATATACATGTGGGGCTGAAAAGCTCTGGGAAAAATAGTTGAAATtctcaaataaaatataagcaTCCAATTGAACTGTTTTACAAAAGGATTCAATGAAGGAAAAATGCCTCTACAATGACTTATGTTGGTGCTGTTTTATTGCTTTGCTGCCTACTGTCAGTTCTCACCGATACTTGTAGTTAGTTTAGGGAGAtgcacaatgtaatacaataaagataaaggtttttattgtcattgttgttatatAACAACATTTAGTTTGATGGCCCACAGCCAGccagtagcagcaaacaacaaagatagacaatgtacaagatacaaatacacaagaatACAGGAATACAAAATGTTACTAAGTAAAATAAgataacatgtgtgtgtttgtttttatagtgCAAGAGTATAAAGTCTTTCAGTAAGATTGTTACATTTTAGCAGCTTGATATGGACGGATATAAAGCAAAAGGTGATTTCATCAGAGAAAGCGACAGTTCACTTTTTCCCCCTCTTACCTGTGGTGCTATTTATcaaaactcaacagcaatgcAGTTGGATGGAAGTGCTCCATCAAGGCCTGTGGATCCCCTTAAGTAACCAGGTCAcgatttctggaaagagacacaTGTCTGTTGAGGGTATTTCTCTGTGCTTTCTCGCCTCGCAGCTTCTCTGTGGATCGTCGATGTAACTGGgccattgttttctttcatttttcccCCATAGTTTTCGTACACGACACACGGGAGACATTTCAACTGGTTGCATTTTGCAACCTCACAACTAGATGGCGCTAAgtcctacacactgtcccttgAAGCACAGTTTTCAGGTACTTTCACTTTACTAcgaatatttccatttgatgctactttatacttctactggaggcaaatgtactttttactagACTACATTTGTGACAACTTTATTTGCTTTGCAGATCTAGATAATTAATGCAACATATTACTCAACTCAACCTACCAGCTGCAACACTAATGCAATGAACATATTAATGCGTCAATAACAATAAGCCATTGTGCATGggtatttgtatttttggtAGTTAACATTGTAATGGTAAAAGTATCCTCtttaaagacttgaaacagAGTATTgctacactgtggtattgctCCTTTTACATAAGTAACATATCTGCAATACTTCTTCCACCCCTGCCGAAACTAAAATAGTAATGTTGGCCTGAACAGAGGCTTCAAGACATTCCACAACTGTTCATTCAAGGAGGGGGGAGGGCTGGGGAACGGAAGAGTCGAGGGGCGCGTCCCTCTTCTCCCAAAGCCTGTGACAGCTTGCTGCTGCCCGCTGCCCGGTGCTCAGCATTCCCTTTGTTCCACGTGCGTAATGGTCGAGCGGAGCATGAACTCTTTCGCCAAATGGACGCTCGTCCTTTTCGTCCTCGCCTCCATCATCCTCAACATCGTGCTGATGGGCATCCACTCCAGCAGGGCGCCTAAATGCTCCGCGCAGCGCGTCCACCCGCTGAGGCGCAAGCATGACGAGCGCAGCCGCGCGTTCGCCGACCTCACCCGGGAGGAGTACCTGCAGGTCCAACAGTACTTGCTCGGACAGAAAGACTTGGACATCTCTACCAACCAGATCACCAAGCCGTCGGAGAACTTCTTGTTCCTCATAGAGCTGTCCCTGCCCAGGAAAGCGGATGTGTTGGCTTACTTGGACGAGAAAGGAGCAAAGCCGACCAGGGAGGCGACGGCGGTGGTCTTCCACGGCAAGCGCGGCTACGTTAAGGAGTACGTCGTGGGGCCTCTTCCCAACCCGACATACTACAGAGATGTCACCCAGGAGCGGTACAAGACCGAACTCCCCATCACTGCACGCACGGTCACCGTCGGGGAATACAACTTGTTTTTCAAATTCCTGGAGGATGTCTTCTCAAAGCTGGGGACCCTGATGAAAGAGAGCTTCGACGTGGATCTGGACAAGACGCTGAACGCGTTCGAGCAGATGCCCCGCGGGGTCCAGTCCGGGGACAGAAATACCTGGATATCTTTCTTCAGGGACGTGGCCGGCATGTACATCCACCCAGTGGGCTTTGAAGTGCTGGTGAACCACCAGAGCCTCAACGCGTCCGACTGGAAAGTGGAGCGGCTGCTCTATAACGGCCAATACTTCAACACCATAGAGGAACTTCAGCACCAATACGACGCGGGGTCTGTTAAGAAGATAGTGTACAAGAAGTCGCCTGAGCACGGGTCACTGAAGCCCAGGAACAAGCCTCTGCAGATCGGCCCACAGCTCTTTTACGCAGAGGGGAAGCGCTACAGCATCAGCCACAACCACGTCCTGTACCTGGACTGGAGCTTCGCCTTCGGGCTCAGCTCTCTCACGGGCATGAGGGTGTTCGATGTGCGCTTCAACGGAGAGAGGATCCTCTACGAGCTGAGCGTGCAGGAGGCCATGTCCGTGTACGGCTCCGTGACGCCGGGGATGATCCTGACCAAGTTTCTGGACTCGAGTATCGGGGTCGGGCGCTTCGCTCACGAACTGGTGCGCGGTGTGGATTGCCCCCACGAGGCCACCTACGTGGACACGTACCGCTACATCGACGTCCCGGCCCCTGTCCGGTTTAGGAACTCGATCTGCGTGTTCGAGCACAACACGGGTCAGCCCCTGCGGAGGCACTTCTCGGACTTTTTCCACAACAGCTACGGGGGGATGGTGAACAGCGCCCTGGTCTTCAGGACCATAACGGCCATTGGGAACTACGACTACATGTGGGATTTCATCTTCTACCAGAGTGGGTCAGTGGAGGCCAAGGTGCACGCCACCGGGTACATCTCATCGTCTTACCTGGTGGCCGGCAGCCTGAAATACGGGCACCAGGTGGCGGAGAACGTGCTGGGGAACATCCACACCCACTTCATCAACTTCAAGGTGGACCTCGACGTGCTGGGTGAGTCAGTCTGTGCGCATCTGGAGCTGGGTCACATGGAACCACTCAATAACaacacttatttatttgttatggcATTATACACATGCTCATTATAGTTATAAGCAATCATAATTATTCACaatatattataacaataatcacaACACAAATATCATAAAGCCTTTTTTAATGACTTATACAGGTCACATATTCTACTATATGGTCACTCACTGACATAATGGATCATAATGGATTATAATTCCTGATGTTGTAATACATTAAAATCTTTTTTGCTTTATATGCCTTATAATATGGTTATACACTATGATCCGATATTTATCGAATGCAATAACTGCAATTATATAATGCAGTGAGctgattataatgtattatgcGTAtgagaaattataaaaaatataaattatcaCAATATTAGGTAGAATGCTGATTCTATTTTCCAAAAGTTAGTCACATGCAGCGGTGAGCTCATTACATTTGCACTCAAAGTCGGAGAGATAAATGCAAAATGTAGATCACATTGTTTTGATTGCAATAAGATTTCATACATACAGCGGTGTTTATAGAGCACAGTTTAcctaaaattacattattaacatGGCATTATATCTCTTTGCTTACAGCTAGATATTGCTCATTGCAATATATCGCAATATATCATGACATATCGCATCGTAGCATTTGTATCAATCATATCATCAGATTCTGGCCAATCCAAGTATTTGTATAATGCATTCAAACATGTGCTTCATATTAGCACAGAGAGAATAATCTGGTCATTCAATCTGTTTAGTAATGACTACAAATACAAATAGCATTTGCTCTGTGTGTAAAGGGATGGAATATAGCTCATTCTCTCTGTGTGATTATATGTATGTCACTGTATACAGCATATTAAAAACATAACCTCAGGACTACAGAGTACTTGAAAGGGTTTGCTCTGCTCGGTCATGAGCGTTTGCTCCTTTATCAGGTTATCATCTAACTTATTATCCTAATTCACAATCGTTCCACCTGCAGATAGCAGCTGCATTTCACCTCCAGCTGATCTCTGTCTGGTGAAATGAATGACTGACAGCTGTGCTTGAATTTCTTTTAGACAGCATTGCAATGTAATTGTAACTGGGCGCCATCCCtattcattttcacattttaaatgacattaaaatatTGTAAACTATAAAGCtagattaattaaattcaattaaattcagtatattttgtatagcccaatatcacaaattacaaatttattaaaaaggaaagtcttaagtctactcttaaatgaggtgactaagtctgcctcccggactgaaagtggaagctggttccataaaagaggagcttgataactgaaggctcttttAGGACTcgaggaaccacgagtagccccgcatttagtgagcgcagctctctagtggggcaatatggtactacaagctccttaagatatgatggtgcatcacaaatcaaggctttgtaggtggaGAAGATTAGtctttcaaaatgaaatgtacatttattttaaatgtcatggaaTGTGCATGAAGGTAATATCAAATGGGACTTAAATGATGTAcctaaaaatgcaaaatatatattttcatgttttaattaatgttttaatattgttgCATAAAGCAGAGTTGGTGTTTGAAATGTACATGTTAAATGGCTTTTCCATTATATGTTCAGAGATGGTCCATGCTCATAGTGAAAAAGCAAATGCGTTATTTAATTTGTACCCAATTAATGATAATGCTATTGTgagattacattttatttaaatttactCTGCCAAATGCTTCCATCGCTCTACAGGAACATCAACATGTTTCAAACTACAACAGAAAACAagtattattaaaaacatgtcTGCTTCATATCCTCTGCAGGAGTGAATAATTATTTCCAGACGAAAGACATGGAATATGTCAATGTGTCGCTGCCGTGGATGGCCGATCGCTCCACTCTGGTCCCTCAGCTGGTAGAGAAGCAACTCAAAACAGAACAGGTCTGCCATTGTTTCTGGACTTCCTTCACAGTAGTTTGCATTAGCTTGTTTTGAGTACTCATTAGGGGAAGAGGCTGTGTGGAGACAGCATGACGCCTTCTCTGCACTGGAACCACTCACAGTTGTTTGTGTTACAGTTAATCACAATGAAGGGCTCTTCTCCCAAATACCTTTGTATCAAGCCACATAATTGTTAAACTGACCATAACACATTTTTCATCtctaaatatttttattatccAGGGATTGTAAAAATATCATGCGATAATTCTAAATTTCTCATAATGCTTGATCATCACTCTTCATATTTATGCAACCAATGTGTTTATGAATAAATTGTTTATAGAGCACAAATATTTTTAAGAGGACAACAtttttgtataaaaataaacatcttcATCAATTAACATATTCTTAATTAATTAGTCCAATGCCTACTCATCTACTCTGTAAATCACATTTACTGCGTGGTTTCACTATGAAGGTCAGAGTCTACAGAGATAAGGAGCTTCATTTAatacagccaatcaaatcctTTCATTCGTTTTATTTTGTGAGCTGTATGTAGCGTTTTAGCCTCTTGCAGCACAGGTTTTACAGCCCATAAACGCTCatctttcatttttcatgtttccagcagcagcaagaaGCTGTTCTTAGTGAAAAAGCTACACcgtgtttgttcttgtttttagtagttggtggagaccaaaaacagagagaaTATTGGACTTATCAGGTGGATGAATGTGTAAATAGGCAAATGTTCACGAACACACTCACCGTAACAACTTTATACTGTGATGTAAATGCTGAGTTTGCAAGTTGTTTGACTGTCAGTTTGTAGACTTGATACCTAAATTAAACTGTGTGTAAACACACTTATTTTCTCGTCCAGTTTAGATGCCAATGTCACATGGCGAAGTAAACAGACTTACAAGTCAGCGTACTTAAGCTGACCGTCTGTTCCCCTGCCAGGGCTCAGCCTGCCGGCTCCACTTTCAATCACAGACTCCAATGTGCTGTTTCAGAGGCTGAGAAACAAATAAGACCAAAGACATTTCATGATTAACAGtacatttgaaaaacactttgatATCATACAGAGATGACTTATTGTGAAATACGTTGGACGTAAATTTATTATTGATCACAAGGGAGATGGGGACTCGAGTTTCACTGAAGTCGTACATGAAACTTGATTTGAGACTCGTCCTCACAAAGACTTGAGACTCTACTCAGAATCAAGATTTAGGACCTGCGAACTTTCATTTATCATTAAGTCAATACagcattaattcaattcaattcagtttattttgtatagcccaatatcacaaattacaaatttgcctcagggggcattacaatctgtacacatatgacatacctgtcccaggacctcacatcggatcaggacaaactcccaaaaaataacctttcacggggaaaaaaggaaagaaaccttcaggagagcaacagaggaggatccctcttcccggatggacagaagcaatagatgtcatgtgtacagaatgaacagcattacagagttacttaaacacattcaatgcatatgacaatgtatgaatggacctccacaatccatgaaaaagaaggaggtagagaggagggggggcggggcggtcagcagggccatggcaggaggccggctcaccaggcaggaggcatcagacacagccaggtccaatggaccctatgggacgtgaagtcacaaagactccggggaggaagcagagttagtaaggtgcaatggagagatataaattcatccataagtagagagagaagaggagataggtgctcagtgtatcctaaaacatcccccagcagcctataagcctctagcagcatatctaggggctggaccagggcaaacctgattcagccctaactataagcactattaaagaggaaagtcttacgtctattcttgaatgaggtgactgtgtcagcctcccggactgaaagtggaagctggttctataaaagaggagcttgataactgaaggctatggctcccatcctaattttgaagactctaggaaccacaagtagccctgcatttagtgagcgcagctctctagtggggcaatattgtactacaagctccttaagatatgatggtgcatcaccaatcaaggctttgtaggtgaggagaagatttttaaatgtgattcttgattttacagggagccagtgcagctaatacaggagtaatccGATCTCTTTTCTTCGTTTTTGTGAgcacacaagctgcagcattctggatcaactggacggacttaagagacttattagagcagcctgataataaggagttgcagtaatccagtctggaagtaacaaacgcgtgaaccagtttttctgcctgatttttgaaatgttagcGCCgggattctttacagtggtgttcgatgccagggcaatgccatctacagaaactacatcaccagataattgatctctgaggtgtttagggccgagtaaaataactttttccgagtttaacatcaggaagttgcaggtcatccatgtttttatgtctttaagacatggttgaattttagcgagctggttggccTCCTCaagtttgatcgatagatagaaTTGAGTATCAtgtgcataacaatgaaagtttctggagtgtttcctgataatatttcCCAAAGGAAGCATAGATAAGGTGATtcaaattggtccaagcacagaaccttgtggaactctgtgattaacgttggtggtcattgaggcttcatcgtttacaaatacaaattgagatcgttctgataaataggatttaaaccaactttgtgcggtacctgaaatgccaatcgactgatccaatctctgtaatgggatgtcatgatcaatggtgcaactactttctcaaggatcttagagaggaagggaaggttagagatcggtctgtagttagccaacacctctggattaagagtgggcttcttcaggagagttacagctactttgaaggaatgtggtacatggcctgttagcaaagacacattaacaatatccagcagagaggtgccaattaaaagcaacatgtctttaagcagcctcgttgggatggggtccaagagacaggtagacggtttagaagtagaaaccgttgaagacaattggccaaggttgatgggagaaaggccatccaaataaacaccagggctgtatgccctggtgtttATTTGGATGGCCTTtctccaaggccactccacttgaggacagatcggcactggttgagggcaattgtcattactactgaggtctattggaatacacggctccacagagctgtgactctctgtcagcctggctacagtgctaaagagaaacctggggttgttcttatttttctctattactgatgagtaattggctgctctggcattacggagggccttcttatatgttttaagaatatctcgccaaactaagcgtgattcttccggattggtggaacgccatatgctttcaagctttcgtgatgtttgctatagtttgcgggtctgagggttataccagggagcaaacctcctttgcctcaccgtcttcttcttcagaggcgctatcgagtctagtgtcattctcagtgag of the Cyclopterus lumpus isolate fCycLum1 chromosome 8, fCycLum1.pri, whole genome shotgun sequence genome contains:
- the aoc2 gene encoding LOW QUALITY PROTEIN: retina-specific copper amine oxidase (The sequence of the model RefSeq protein was modified relative to this genomic sequence to represent the inferred CDS: deleted 1 base in 1 codon) gives rise to the protein MVERSMNSFAKWTLVLFVLASIILNIVLMGIHSSRAPKCSAQRVHPLRRKHDERSRAFADLTREEYLQVQQYLLGQKDLDISTNQITKPSENFLFLIELSLPRKADVLAYLDEKGAKPTREATAVVFHGKRGYVKEYVVGPLPNPTYYRDVTQERYKTELPITARTVTVGEYNLFFKFLEDVFSKLGTLMKESFDVDLDKTLNAFEQMPRGVQSGDRNTWISFFRDVAGMYIHPVGFEVLVNHQSLNASDWKVERLLYNGQYFNTIEELQHQYDAGSVKKIVYKKSPEHGSLKPRNKPLQIGPQLFYAEGKRYSISHNHVLYLDWSFAFGLSSLTGMRVFDVRFNGERILYELSVQEAMSVYGSVTPGMILTKFLDSSIGVGRFAHELVRGVDCPHEATYVDTYRYIDVPAPVRFRNSICVFEHNTGQPLRRHFSDFFHNSYGGMVNSALVFRTITAIGNYDYMWDFIFYQSGSVEAKVHATGYISSSYLVAGSLKYGHQVAENVLGNIHTHFINFKVDLDVLGVNNYFQTKDMEYVNVSLPWMADRSTLVPQLVEKQLKTEQEAALRYDTKTPRYLHIASNKTNRWGHQRTYRLQVFSFTGDHLPESQPEERAMSWARYKVAITKHKDLEQTSSSLYSQNNIWSPAVDFSKYIEDNESIEDEDLVAWVTTGFLHIPHSEDIPNTVTVGNGGGVLLRPHNYFDEDPSIHSADGVNIAPGSEDSCDNNRMACLAQETCSPVLEPFTYNGFEGVMKFEDSV